Proteins encoded by one window of Candidatus Zixiibacteriota bacterium:
- a CDS encoding CsbD family protein, translated as MDWYDIEDEFSSERTQWKSGKGKVRKMRDTFTEDRDMYVVASKHDRLVGKVQEKYGLGKIEAQKRVLQFLRNYR; from the coding sequence ATGGACTGGTACGACATTGAGGATGAATTTAGCTCGGAACGGACACAGTGGAAAAGTGGAAAAGGGAAAGTAAGAAAGATGCGCGACACTTTCACCGAAGATCGCGACATGTATGTGGTAGCAAGCAAGCATGACCGTCTGGTCGGTAAAGTTCAGGAAAAATACGGTCTCGGCAAGATTGAGGCCCAGAAGCGGGTGTTGCAGTTTCTTCGCAACTACCGCTAA
- a CDS encoding response regulator transcription factor, whose protein sequence is MHRTKLLVVESNRIMREGLKEKFAGLSDIEVPATSNLQDAIAVARAVKPEIILIDLATARELALPLIEALKLDAAEVQVIGMGVIPNQLEIIEYVRSGVTSFVLKDAGFDEVISTVRSVVEDQKTMPPQLVESLFSQIVGQSLKSEPTLKMPDDVQMTRREQEVIDLISEGLSNKEIADRLCVAIHTVKSHVHNVLEKLALDSRLQIATFVHGQLSQKNGGDTLSAALGLGSISAYFSKSSEPN, encoded by the coding sequence ATGCATAGAACAAAGCTCTTGGTCGTCGAGAGCAATCGCATCATGCGCGAAGGATTAAAGGAGAAATTCGCGGGCCTTTCTGATATAGAAGTTCCTGCGACCTCGAATTTGCAGGATGCCATTGCAGTCGCGCGAGCGGTAAAGCCGGAGATCATTCTTATTGACCTTGCAACGGCAAGAGAACTCGCGCTTCCGCTCATTGAGGCGCTGAAACTTGACGCGGCTGAAGTCCAGGTTATCGGAATGGGCGTTATTCCCAATCAACTCGAAATCATAGAGTATGTTAGGTCAGGAGTAACAAGTTTCGTCCTCAAAGACGCTGGATTTGATGAGGTAATTAGCACCGTGCGCTCTGTCGTAGAGGACCAGAAGACAATGCCTCCCCAACTGGTTGAGTCTCTTTTCAGCCAGATAGTGGGTCAGTCCCTAAAATCAGAACCGACTTTGAAGATGCCCGATGACGTTCAAATGACTCGCCGTGAGCAGGAGGTTATCGACCTGATTTCTGAGGGTCTGAGCAATAAAGAAATCGCAGACCGTCTCTGTGTTGCCATCCATACAGTTAAGAGCCATGTCCACAATGTTTTGGAGAAACTCGCTTTGGACAGCCGTCTCCAGATTGCGACTTTCGTCCATGGCCAGTTGTCGCAAAAAAATGGCGGCGACACCTTATCAGCGGCACTGGGCTTAGGCTCCATCAGCGCATATTTTTCTAAATCCAGCGAGCCGAACTGA